In the Kribbella sp. NBC_00482 genome, one interval contains:
- a CDS encoding GNAT family N-acetyltransferase: MTPEELLDVFHRRIRLPDADAIPGWKQEHDGPVHRSYVEGAEGAGFVETPRGLGDDPDAVIAQEVAFFRERGLPFEWKTYAYDEPADLGERLVRAGFTQEEPETLILGEIDRILQRPSALPSKVRLREADGPDDYQRIGVLTDALWHNGVERIVERLAGEARMFPDRLSVFLVEDALKGPDGPAVSAAWIRFHPGTGFASLWGGGTLPEWRRQGIYSALLAHRARLAKERGYEFLRVDASEDSRPILQKLGLYAVTTTTPYQWELADAHAGTTH; this comes from the coding sequence ATGACCCCTGAAGAGCTGCTCGACGTGTTCCACCGCCGGATCCGGCTGCCGGACGCCGACGCGATCCCGGGCTGGAAGCAGGAGCACGACGGCCCCGTGCACCGCTCGTACGTCGAGGGCGCCGAGGGAGCCGGGTTCGTCGAGACCCCGCGCGGCCTGGGCGACGACCCGGACGCGGTGATCGCCCAGGAGGTGGCATTCTTTCGGGAGCGCGGCCTGCCGTTCGAGTGGAAGACGTACGCGTACGACGAACCGGCCGACCTTGGTGAGCGGCTGGTCCGGGCCGGGTTCACGCAAGAGGAGCCGGAGACGCTGATCCTCGGCGAGATCGACCGGATCCTGCAGCGGCCGTCTGCGCTGCCGTCGAAGGTGCGGCTGCGGGAGGCCGACGGGCCGGACGACTACCAACGGATCGGCGTACTCACCGACGCCCTGTGGCACAACGGCGTGGAACGGATCGTCGAGCGGCTCGCGGGTGAGGCGCGGATGTTCCCGGACCGGCTGTCGGTGTTCCTGGTCGAGGACGCATTGAAGGGACCGGACGGTCCGGCTGTGTCGGCTGCCTGGATCCGGTTCCATCCCGGCACCGGGTTCGCCAGCCTGTGGGGCGGCGGCACGCTGCCGGAGTGGCGCCGGCAAGGCATCTACAGCGCGCTGCTCGCCCACCGCGCCCGGCTCGCGAAGGAGCGCGGCTACGAGTTTCTCCGCGTCGACGCGTCCGAGGACTCCCGCCCCATCCTGCAGAAACTCGGCCTGTACGCGGTCACCACAACCACGCCGTACCAGTGGGAGCTGGCGGACGCCCACGCAGGCACAACCCACTGA
- a CDS encoding AMIN-like domain-containing (lipo)protein codes for MKLQHKIPKTIVAALAVLAVPAAAFAAPALSGSSTAPRTTSTVSTASCPRGWGSLPEANSRMVLSPVTNVRTGRHACYDRLVVDLGGRAAGYDVRYVSTVHQDGSGFVVPLRGGAKLQIVVRASSYDLNSGKATYSPKNSKELTNVAGYRTFRQLAFAGSFEGQTTIGLGVRARLPFRVYTLAGPGSNSRLVIDIAHQW; via the coding sequence ATGAAGCTCCAACACAAAATACCCAAGACGATCGTCGCCGCACTCGCGGTGCTCGCCGTCCCCGCGGCCGCGTTCGCCGCGCCGGCACTGTCCGGATCGTCCACCGCCCCCCGCACCACCTCGACCGTCTCGACCGCGTCCTGCCCACGCGGTTGGGGATCATTGCCCGAGGCAAACAGCCGGATGGTTCTGTCACCGGTCACGAACGTCCGCACCGGCCGGCACGCGTGCTACGACCGGCTCGTCGTCGATCTGGGCGGCCGCGCCGCCGGGTACGACGTCCGGTACGTCAGCACCGTCCACCAGGACGGCTCCGGGTTCGTCGTGCCGCTTCGCGGTGGCGCGAAACTGCAGATCGTCGTCCGCGCGTCGTCGTACGACCTCAACTCCGGCAAGGCGACGTACTCCCCGAAGAACTCCAAGGAACTGACCAACGTGGCCGGGTACCGCACGTTCCGGCAGCTCGCGTTCGCCGGCAGCTTCGAGGGTCAGACCACGATCGGTCTGGGCGTCCGCGCCCGGCTCCCATTCCGCGTCTACACGCTCGCGGGACCGGGCTCGAACTCCCGACTGGTGATCGACATCGCTCACCAGTGGTAG
- a CDS encoding GxGYxYP domain-containing protein, which produces MVSRRAFLAGSGAVTAGGFGLVPGLMTTAQAAVSSTSGSPARLLPVFNRPRHLDYGDASKLSGGDQTLLTTLQGIVNRTEPELYFLYDTGTVSVPDAKWLADMHLPTKLYKNPLDLVAKYRSRIRGAIVHDPDVPDSLNVATTLAGLENAVVADADQAKAHGLRIVKDLRGMFDDDVVKTYRWQLDNLFPRVTHKLLAGLPPTRVVDVEGVQWLEIARETQQIRDSSNRGTYNLDVSAKLGKEAVFVRFADSFTDDGWGASVRHVSIKANDTVIATFEPGSPEEAPYLFDGSHSSIGGEANRFADGGNYWIYRIEPPAGTTSLVVTVEMWNQYLVSATDTSPTRIEPFAYFRDYVVATKALVSWLPPGGATGELLIEHYAKYPTLAPYMGWFANDVSGEWDGVDLASKGGSPVVAADFYMNGTVHAGFTAPISDKPRPIRRIDKPKNKVYLTLTFGEGDNIQYCQRRLREIWDDPKRGQVPTNWTISPLLVETGPGLYSYFQRTATANDLLVCGPSGGGYTYPGSWKPAELTEYLKMTGGFMRRTGLDVVYAYSSRQDDKWILLSEEIAGGFAKYTPTKGIMQTWDGDPLTVRQGGLPITGQWGAPGKAAEFKAALDQRIANWDGASPLFISGGIGAWSWAPSDMAELGALLTDPYELVLANSFYDLLNRLL; this is translated from the coding sequence ATGGTTTCGAGACGTGCGTTCCTGGCGGGCAGCGGTGCGGTGACGGCGGGTGGTTTCGGCTTGGTGCCGGGGCTCATGACGACAGCGCAGGCTGCAGTTTCATCGACGTCCGGCAGCCCCGCTCGGCTGCTGCCGGTGTTCAACCGCCCGAGACACCTGGATTACGGCGATGCGAGCAAGCTCAGCGGGGGAGACCAAACCCTGCTGACAACGTTGCAAGGCATCGTCAACCGTACTGAGCCCGAGTTGTACTTCCTGTACGACACCGGCACGGTGAGCGTGCCGGACGCCAAATGGCTGGCCGACATGCACCTGCCGACCAAGCTGTACAAGAACCCGCTGGACCTGGTCGCCAAGTACCGCAGCCGGATCCGCGGCGCGATCGTGCACGACCCCGACGTACCGGACTCGCTGAACGTGGCGACGACGCTCGCCGGACTCGAGAACGCGGTCGTCGCCGACGCGGACCAGGCGAAGGCGCACGGTCTGCGGATCGTGAAGGACCTGCGCGGGATGTTCGACGACGACGTCGTGAAGACGTACCGGTGGCAGTTGGACAACCTGTTCCCCAGGGTCACCCACAAGCTGCTCGCCGGCCTCCCGCCGACCCGCGTGGTCGACGTCGAGGGCGTGCAATGGCTGGAGATCGCCCGCGAGACCCAGCAGATCCGCGACTCGTCGAACCGCGGTACCTACAACCTCGACGTCTCCGCGAAGCTCGGTAAGGAGGCCGTGTTCGTCCGGTTCGCGGACTCGTTCACCGACGACGGCTGGGGCGCGTCGGTGCGCCACGTGTCCATCAAGGCCAACGACACCGTGATCGCCACCTTCGAGCCGGGCAGCCCGGAGGAAGCGCCGTACCTGTTCGACGGCTCGCACTCCTCGATCGGCGGCGAGGCCAACCGCTTCGCCGACGGCGGCAACTACTGGATCTACCGCATCGAACCACCGGCGGGTACGACGTCCCTCGTCGTGACCGTGGAGATGTGGAACCAGTACCTGGTCTCGGCGACCGACACGTCGCCGACCCGCATCGAACCGTTCGCGTACTTCCGCGACTACGTGGTGGCCACCAAGGCCCTGGTGAGCTGGCTGCCGCCGGGTGGTGCGACGGGCGAGCTGCTCATCGAGCACTACGCGAAGTACCCGACGCTGGCGCCGTACATGGGCTGGTTCGCGAACGACGTCTCCGGTGAGTGGGACGGCGTCGATCTCGCGAGCAAGGGCGGTTCGCCTGTGGTCGCGGCTGACTTCTACATGAACGGCACCGTGCACGCCGGCTTCACGGCGCCGATCTCCGACAAGCCCCGGCCGATACGCCGGATCGACAAACCGAAGAACAAGGTCTACCTGACCCTGACCTTCGGCGAAGGCGACAACATCCAGTACTGCCAGCGCCGGCTGCGCGAGATCTGGGACGACCCGAAACGCGGCCAGGTGCCGACGAACTGGACCATCAGTCCTCTGCTCGTAGAAACCGGACCCGGTCTCTACAGCTACTTCCAGCGCACGGCGACCGCCAACGACCTCCTGGTCTGCGGCCCGTCCGGCGGCGGCTACACGTACCCGGGTTCGTGGAAGCCTGCCGAGCTGACGGAGTACCTGAAGATGACCGGTGGCTTCATGCGCCGTACCGGGCTGGACGTGGTGTACGCGTACAGCAGCAGGCAGGACGACAAGTGGATCCTGCTGTCGGAGGAGATCGCCGGCGGGTTCGCGAAGTACACGCCGACCAAGGGGATCATGCAGACCTGGGACGGCGACCCGCTCACCGTCCGCCAAGGCGGTCTGCCGATCACCGGCCAGTGGGGCGCACCGGGTAAGGCCGCCGAGTTCAAGGCCGCGCTCGACCAGCGGATCGCCAACTGGGACGGTGCGAGCCCGCTGTTCATCTCCGGTGGGATCGGCGCCTGGTCGTGGGCGCCGTCCGACATGGCCGAGCTCGGCGCGCTGCTCACCGACCCGTACGAGCTGGTCCTCGCGAACAGCTTCTACGACCTGCTCAACAGGTTGCTGTAG
- a CDS encoding class I SAM-dependent methyltransferase, which translates to MRYYYAEHQAAYRRLGREGMTQWNDLFGESWTFDDFPNRVFLESVLDRLPASGEVLEYGCGTGPAACFLAARGFRVDAIDLIPEAITLARRFAQERGVTVNFSVQDVCAMPVGSKQYDVILDSYCLQSIVTDPDRAAVLAAVRDRLKPNGHYVLSTAMYDSDRVYEDDFRYDATTGICYERSTEPADDAVQLDNTWYLPHRRHLRPKALRAELEANGLQVLSQQGELRGDVICTPTRRG; encoded by the coding sequence GTGCGGTATTACTACGCCGAGCACCAGGCGGCCTATCGGCGGCTCGGGCGAGAAGGTATGACGCAGTGGAACGATCTCTTCGGTGAGAGTTGGACGTTCGACGACTTCCCCAACCGGGTCTTTCTCGAGAGTGTTCTCGATCGGCTGCCTGCGTCGGGTGAGGTGCTGGAGTACGGGTGTGGCACCGGACCGGCCGCGTGCTTTCTCGCGGCACGTGGGTTCCGCGTCGATGCGATCGACCTGATCCCGGAAGCGATCACCCTCGCCCGCCGGTTCGCGCAGGAGCGAGGTGTGACCGTCAACTTCAGCGTGCAGGACGTGTGCGCGATGCCGGTCGGAAGCAAGCAGTACGACGTGATCCTCGACAGCTACTGCCTCCAGTCGATCGTCACCGACCCCGACCGTGCCGCGGTGTTGGCCGCCGTACGCGACCGCCTGAAGCCCAACGGCCACTACGTCCTCTCAACAGCCATGTACGACTCGGACCGCGTCTACGAAGACGACTTCCGGTACGACGCCACCACCGGCATCTGCTACGAGCGATCCACCGAACCAGCCGACGACGCCGTACAACTCGACAACACCTGGTACCTCCCCCACCGCCGCCACCTACGTCCGAAGGCCCTCCGCGCCGAGCTGGAAGCAAACGGCCTTCAGGTCCTCTCTCAGCAAGGCGAGCTCAGAGGCGACGTGATCTGCACGCCTACCAGGCGTGGGTGA
- a CDS encoding GntR family transcriptional regulator yields the protein MEISVDPVGLTPPYEQVRSQIEALIRAGELARGTRLPTVRQLSLDLGLAVNTVARAYKELEADHLVETRGRNGTFVLASRSQINDATTHAAAVAFARAAHKAGLSLAEATQILTHAW from the coding sequence GTGGAAATCTCCGTGGACCCGGTCGGCCTGACCCCGCCGTACGAGCAGGTCCGCTCGCAGATCGAGGCGTTGATCCGCGCCGGCGAGCTGGCGCGGGGCACCCGGCTGCCGACCGTGCGCCAACTGTCGCTGGACCTCGGGCTGGCCGTGAACACCGTCGCCCGCGCCTACAAAGAACTGGAAGCCGACCACCTGGTCGAGACCCGCGGCCGCAACGGCACCTTCGTCCTGGCCTCCCGCAGCCAGATCAACGACGCCACGACCCATGCCGCGGCCGTCGCCTTCGCCCGAGCCGCGCACAAAGCGGGCCTGTCATTGGCCGAAGCGACCCAGATCCTCACCCACGCCTGGTAG
- a CDS encoding VOC family protein, with translation MITNISLISVFVDDVDEAKAFYTEKLGFVLKNDVSLPDFRWCTVHHADHPELELQLALPGPPLDEEATAAIRRMMAKGTMHGFGIATDDCRKTFTELTAKGVEYIQEPSDRPYGVEAVLRDNSGNWLVLVEQRPYTAEDFS, from the coding sequence GTGATCACCAACATCAGCCTGATCAGTGTCTTTGTCGACGACGTCGACGAAGCGAAGGCCTTCTACACCGAGAAGCTCGGGTTCGTGCTGAAGAACGACGTGAGCCTGCCCGACTTCCGTTGGTGCACCGTGCACCACGCCGACCACCCGGAGCTGGAGCTGCAGCTCGCGCTGCCGGGGCCGCCGCTGGACGAGGAAGCAACCGCGGCGATCAGGCGGATGATGGCGAAGGGCACCATGCACGGCTTCGGCATCGCCACCGACGACTGCCGCAAGACGTTCACCGAACTCACCGCCAAGGGCGTCGAGTACATCCAGGAGCCGTCGGACCGCCCGTACGGCGTGGAAGCGGTACTGCGCGACAACTCGGGCAACTGGCTCGTGCTGGTCGAGCAGCGCCCGTACACCGCGGAGGACTTCAGCTGA
- a CDS encoding helix-turn-helix transcriptional regulator, with amino-acid sequence MSGVPVELLPHLRRARDVADRNYAEPLDLAALAAAAGVSKYHFLRCFAATYGETPMQYVTRRRIERATDLLRATNLTVTEVCGMVGYSSLGSFSQRFTELVGMTPTQYQRTQAGARIPGCFVFMLGLNSAIPEKPAGQSGA; translated from the coding sequence GTGAGCGGTGTACCGGTGGAGTTGTTGCCGCATCTGCGGCGGGCGCGGGATGTTGCCGATCGCAACTATGCGGAGCCGCTCGACCTGGCCGCGCTGGCGGCTGCGGCGGGTGTGTCGAAGTACCACTTCCTGCGGTGTTTCGCGGCGACGTACGGCGAGACGCCGATGCAGTACGTCACCCGCCGGCGGATCGAGCGCGCGACGGATCTGCTGCGGGCGACCAACCTGACCGTCACCGAGGTCTGCGGGATGGTCGGCTACAGCAGCCTCGGGTCGTTCTCGCAGCGATTCACCGAGCTGGTGGGGATGACGCCGACGCAGTACCAGCGGACGCAGGCCGGCGCACGGATCCCGGGGTGTTTCGTGTTCATGCTGGGACTGAACTCAGCAATTCCGGAGAAGCCGGCGGGACAGTCCGGGGCCTAG
- a CDS encoding arginase family protein, which produces MSTVLCVPQWQGSAAGSARFLADGARRTAQLVPADRVVTVEVPEFDGPMAGGVRAADALVAVQRATEAALKKIDDFVLTAGGDCAVDLVPISAAAERYGADLKVLWIDANPDVYGPGDPFSGAFHGMVVRTLLGDGPPALTPKTVLTPEQVVFAGVRVVDDCEQEYLRRKNLRVDELEAAVEGLKGPLYVHLDLDVLDPAEFASVGYSTPAGPSVARVLELIEGLTGVVGAAITEHAPQARDLREEEVVRALGTALLSYA; this is translated from the coding sequence ATGTCGACTGTGTTGTGTGTGCCGCAATGGCAGGGGTCTGCGGCCGGGTCCGCGCGGTTTCTCGCGGACGGGGCTCGTCGGACGGCTCAGCTGGTGCCGGCTGATCGGGTGGTGACGGTTGAAGTGCCGGAGTTCGATGGGCCGATGGCGGGCGGGGTGCGGGCCGCCGACGCTTTGGTCGCTGTTCAGCGTGCGACCGAGGCGGCCCTGAAGAAGATCGACGATTTCGTCCTGACCGCGGGTGGGGACTGTGCGGTCGACCTGGTGCCGATCTCGGCGGCGGCCGAGCGGTACGGCGCGGACCTGAAGGTGCTGTGGATCGACGCCAATCCAGACGTCTACGGGCCGGGTGATCCCTTCTCGGGCGCGTTTCACGGGATGGTGGTGCGCACGCTGCTCGGCGATGGGCCGCCCGCGTTGACGCCGAAGACCGTGCTGACGCCAGAGCAGGTGGTCTTCGCAGGCGTCCGGGTGGTGGATGACTGTGAGCAGGAGTACCTGCGCAGGAAGAACCTTCGCGTGGACGAACTGGAGGCGGCCGTCGAGGGCTTGAAGGGGCCGCTGTACGTGCATCTGGACCTGGACGTGCTGGATCCGGCCGAGTTCGCCTCGGTGGGGTACTCCACTCCGGCGGGGCCTTCGGTCGCCCGCGTGCTGGAGCTGATCGAGGGCCTCACCGGCGTGGTCGGAGCCGCGATTACCGAGCATGCCCCGCAGGCGCGGGACCTCCGCGAAGAGGAGGTCGTCCGCGCCCTTGGGACGGCTCTGCTGAGCTACGCCTGA